From a single Stomoxys calcitrans chromosome 4, idStoCalc2.1, whole genome shotgun sequence genomic region:
- the LOC106085117 gene encoding dnaJ homolog subfamily C member 22 → MPKDNMNGSAVSSSQANGKIHQNGSAKHNQKFDVNSLPPQKSVVIAYILWLFGGILGLHHIYLRRDRHAFVWWCTLGGYFGIGWLCEIFAIPGYVRDANEDPRFIEEFVKKLQHFKKPPYSGKRFVGEVMIGYLFGQLFEMAIPQTEFLGIDFTILHWLIPVFVALGVWTVGNIGREKGVLWHCLLAALAAYPVRYFIYDETYTLLISALASALVFDHYSKEWLRTPPKRRGAMERSLKFTGALCIYFSIWGCFLFFNGTISDEDGNEVPIHEAFQNFLASAWWTDIAQALKDTYNYAQHHGWYETWKEIFESMDVDGERNAYKVLGVSATASQSEITSAYRRLSKEFHPDKVKDESQRAAANQRFIEIQQAYSVLSKIKSSRRRKNTKSVEDDPIVL, encoded by the coding sequence ATGCCCAAGGACAATATGAATGGCTCGGCAGTAAGCTCATCTCAAGCAAATggtaaaattcatcaaaatggCTCCGCGAAACACAACCAGAAATTTGATGTCAATTCTTTGCCTCCACAAAAATCGGTTGTCATTGCCTATATACTTTGGCTATTTGGGGGCATTTTGGGCTTGCACCACATATATTTGCGTCGCGATCGTCACGCCTTCGTCTGGTGGTGTACCTTGGGCGGTTACTTTGGCATAGGCTGGTTGTGTGAAATTTTCGCCATACCCGGCTATGTGCGAGATGCCAATGAGGATCCTCGTTTTATCGAGGAATTTGTAAAGAAGCTGCAACATTTTAAAAAACCACCCTATTCGGGTAAACGTTTTGTGGGCGAGGTAATGATTGGTTATCTCTTTGGACAATTGTTTGAAATGGCCATACCACAGACGGAATTCTTGGGTATTGATTTTACCATACTGCACTGGCTAATACCAGTTTTTGTGGCATTAGGCGTTTGGACTGTGGGAAATATTGGGCGGGAAAAGGGTGTGCTATGGCATTGTCTTTTAGCTGCTCTGGCTGCATATCCTGTGCGTTATTTCATCTATGACGAAACTTATACTTTGCTTATATCTGCTCTGGCTTCTGCACTGGTTTTTGATCATTATTCCAAAGAGTGGTTACGCACACCGCCCAAAAGGCGAGGCGCCATGGAACGATCTCTTAAGTTCACCGGCGCTCTTTGCATTTACTTTTCCATCTGGGGTTGTTTCCTATTCTTCAATGGCACCATATCCGACGAGGATGGCAATGAAGTGCCCATACACGAGGCATTCCAAAACTTCCTAGCCTCTGCTTGGTGGACGGATATTGCCCAGGCTCTAAAGGATACCTATAATTATGCGCAGCATCATGGATGGTATGAAACATGGAAGGAAATCTTTGAATCCATGGATGTTGATGGCGAGCGTAATGCTTACAAAGTTTTGGGCGTTAGTGCAACAGCTTCACAGTCGGAGATAACAAGTGCATATCGCAGACTTTCCAAAGAATTCCATCCGGATAAGGTTAAGGACGAATCTCAACGTGCAGCGGCCAATCAACGTTTCATTGAAATACAACAAGCCTATAGCGTCCTATCGAAAATCAAATCAAGTCGACGTCGTAAAAATACCAAATCAGTGGAAGACGATCCCATCGTTTTGTGA
- the LOC106085104 gene encoding UNC93-like protein yields MTGFTNGGFENDEPVKPKPGFEPDTASLREKVILNPAEKWRILKNIGIISLAFMVQFTAFQGTANLQSSINAEDGLGTVSLSAIYAALVVSCIFLPTLIIRKLTVKWTLVFSMLCYAPYIAFQLFPRFYTLVPAGILVGLGAAPMWASKATYLTQVGQVYAKITEQAVDAIIVRFFGFFFLAWQTAELWGNLISSLVLSSGGHGGGGGNDNSTIPKDLQYCGANFCVHGSNGHTNLERPPDHEIFEISMIYLSCIIVAVAIIAFFLDPLKRYGEKRKGSQSAQELSGMELLSATFRQMKKPNQQLLIPITVFIGMEQAFIGADFTQAYVSCALGIHQIGFVMICFGVVNAICSILFGSVMKYIGRTPIIVLGAVVHFTLITVELFWRPNPDNPLIFYAMSGLWGVGDAVWQTQINGLYGLLFRRNKEAAFSNYRLWESAGFVIAYAYATTLCARMKLYILLAVLTLGCIGYIVVEILYRRKQRKLKKQEKAEAAEKEKEAAAAKAAAESNINGTPEVEETDDELDDLEEDIVVTHF; encoded by the exons CCAAAACCAGGTTTCGAGCCGGACACAGCCTCACTCAGGGAGAAAGTTATCCTCAATCCCGCTGAAAAATGGCGTATATTGAAAAATATTGGCATTATATCACTAGCCTTTATGGTGCAATTTACAGCGTTTCAg GGCACAGCTAACTTACAGTCCTCTATTAATGCCGAAGATGGTTTGGGTACCGTGTCGCTGAGTGCCATTTATGCGGCGCTTGTGGTTTCCTGTATATTCCTGCCCACATTAATTATTCGTAAGCTAACCGTTAAATGGACCTTGGTCTTCAGTATGCTGTGCTATGCCCCGTATATTGCCTTCCAGTTGTTCCCAAG ATTTTATACTCTGGTTCCTGCTGGTATTCTAGTCGGTTTGGGTGCTGCTCCTATGTGGGCCTCCAAAGCCACATATTTAACTCAAGTCGGTCAGGTTTATGCCAAAATCACTGAACAGGCTGTGGATGCTATTATTGTAAGATTCTTTGGCTTCTTCTTTTTGGCTTGGCAAACAGCTGAATTGTGGGGCAATCTTATTTCAAGTCTTG TGCTCTCTAGCGGCGGTCATGGCGGCGGTGGCGGTAACGATAATAGTACCATTCCCAAAGATCTCCAATATTGCGGTGCCAATTTCTGTGTACATGGCAGCAATGGCCACACCAATTTGGAACGTCCCCCAGATCATGAAATCTTTGAAATTAGTATGATCTACCTGTCCTGTAtcattgttgctgttgctattATTGCCTTCTTCTTGGATCCCCTCAAGCGTTACGGTGAAAAACGCAAAGGTTCACAATCGGCCCAAGAGCTATCCGGCATGGAATTACTCTCGGCCACATTCCGTCAAATGAAGAAACCCAATCAACAATTGCTAATTCCCATTACCGTATTCATTGGCATGGAGCAGGCTTTCATCGGTGCCGATTTCACACAGGCCTATGTTTCATGTGCCTTGGGTATTCATCAAATTGGTTTTGTGATGATTTGCTTTGGTGTTGTCAATGCCATCTGTTCCATACTCTTTGGTTCTGTGATGAAATATATTGGCCGTACTCCCATCATTGTTTTGGGTGCTGTGGTGCACTTTACCTTGATTACCGTTGAATTGTTCTGGCGCCCAAATCCCGATAATCCATTGATCTTCTACGCTATGTCCGGTCTATGGGGTGTTGGTGATGCTGTATGGCAAACACAAATCAATGGTCTCTATGGTTTACTGTTCAGACGCAACAAAGAGGCTGCCTTCTCCAATTATCGTCTCTGGGAATCGGCTGGCTTTGTCATCGCCTATGCTTATGCCACCACATTGTGTGCCCGCATGAAGCTGTACATTTTGTTGGCTGTTCTAACATTGGGATGCATTGGCTATATTGTCGTTGAAATCTTGTACAGAAGAAAG CAACGCAAGCTCAAGAAACAAGAGAAAGCCGAAGCCGCCGAAAAGGAGAAGGAAGCTGCCGCAGCCAAGGCTGCTGCCGAATCGAATATCAATGGCACACCCGAAGTCGAAGAAACCGATGACGAATTGGATGATCTCGAAGAAGATATTGTAGTGACACATTTCTAA